One segment of Sinorhizobium sp. BG8 DNA contains the following:
- a CDS encoding efflux RND transporter permease subunit, translating to MSGGGSDGKGGQAGFTALFIRRPVFALVVNTLVIVAGLAALNGVDIRELPSVDQPVVTVTTTFDGASPETVDRELTEVIEGAVSRVQGIKDISSQSAFARSRVTLEFTDTTDVNQAANDVRDALGRVTNQLPDGADEPRVVKADADSQPIMRLALTSDRMSMEDLTLLVENEISDRLAAVEGVADVTVYGEQEKVFRVDIDQAKLASRGMTIVELGKALETANFDVPAGTLTSLNQDISVRATADIRTPEDFEKLMINNRVRLGDVATVTLGPDDGTTALRSNGRQGIGLGIIRQAQSNTLDISEGVHRTVNTLGGILPEGTRLAITSDDAVFIEGALHEVEIALVVAIVIVTFVIYLFLLDWRATLIPTISMPIALIGTVAAIYLAGFSVNILTLLAIVLATGLVVDDAIVVLENIVRRRAEGLGPRAAAVHGTLEVFFAVIATTATLIAVFVPLSFLPGQTGRLFREFGFVLAFAILLSAFVALTLCPMLASRMLAAERSHDHSRGMLGRFGAFCAGFYRRSLKACLNAPLVVFVVAGLFTALGAGSFMTLKSELTPSEDRAIVMMRVNASQGVSLEYAQDQMKRIEDKLRPLFDKGEIVNIYSISGQGGSTNSGFMVLTLAPWGERERTQQQIVADINKAAAEVPSVRAFATQPNSLGIRGAGNGLQVALVGNDYEKLGNAAAELVRKIEDSGRFENVRLNYEANQAQLSVTIDREKASDLGVDISGLSTALQAMLEGNSIVDIYVDGQAYPVILSSTTNTINDPMDLENIFLKTADGKIVPMSTIASLEEKAVAPQLSRDQQLRSVSLSAGLKSGLALGEALKIVEDMAEPLLPEGSRLIPLAEAATLDENSNGLFVTFGFALVIIFLVLAAQFESVVSALIIMTTVPLGLACAVFAMILTGTTLNIYSQIGLVLLVGIMAKNGILIVEFANQLRDRGQDVRSAIENASNIRLRPVMMTMIATVVGAVPLVLASGAGAEARVSLGWVLVGGLGLAAVVTLYLTPVAYLVIARYTKPHADEEARLRREMEAAAQLSGHPAE from the coding sequence ATGTCCGGGGGCGGCTCAGACGGCAAGGGAGGGCAGGCGGGCTTCACGGCGCTTTTCATCCGGAGGCCGGTCTTCGCCCTCGTCGTCAACACGCTCGTGATCGTCGCCGGACTGGCGGCCCTCAACGGCGTCGACATCCGCGAGCTTCCATCGGTGGACCAGCCGGTCGTCACCGTCACGACCACCTTCGACGGCGCCTCTCCCGAAACCGTGGACCGTGAACTGACCGAGGTGATCGAGGGTGCGGTCTCGCGGGTGCAGGGGATCAAGGACATCTCGTCGCAATCGGCCTTCGCCCGAAGCCGGGTGACGCTGGAGTTCACCGACACCACCGACGTCAACCAGGCGGCCAACGACGTGCGCGACGCGCTCGGCCGCGTGACGAACCAGCTTCCGGACGGTGCGGACGAACCGCGCGTCGTCAAGGCGGATGCGGACAGCCAGCCGATCATGCGGCTTGCACTCACCTCCGACCGCATGTCGATGGAAGACCTTACGCTGCTCGTCGAAAACGAGATCAGTGACAGGCTCGCCGCGGTCGAAGGCGTCGCGGACGTGACGGTCTACGGCGAGCAGGAGAAGGTCTTCCGTGTCGACATAGACCAGGCCAAGCTCGCCAGCCGGGGGATGACGATCGTCGAACTCGGGAAGGCGCTCGAGACCGCCAACTTCGATGTTCCTGCCGGCACGCTGACGAGCCTCAACCAGGATATTTCCGTGCGTGCGACCGCCGACATCCGTACGCCCGAAGATTTCGAGAAGCTGATGATCAACAACCGGGTCAGGCTCGGCGACGTCGCGACGGTGACGCTCGGCCCGGACGACGGAACGACGGCGCTGCGGTCGAACGGGCGGCAGGGCATCGGGCTCGGCATCATCCGGCAGGCGCAGTCGAACACCCTCGATATCTCCGAGGGCGTCCACAGGACGGTCAACACTCTCGGCGGCATCCTGCCCGAGGGCACGCGGCTTGCGATCACCAGCGACGATGCCGTGTTCATCGAGGGCGCGCTCCATGAGGTGGAGATCGCCCTCGTCGTCGCGATCGTGATCGTGACGTTCGTGATCTACCTCTTCCTGCTCGACTGGCGGGCGACGCTCATTCCGACGATCAGCATGCCGATCGCGCTGATCGGAACCGTGGCTGCGATCTATCTCGCCGGGTTCTCCGTCAACATCCTGACGCTGCTTGCGATCGTGCTCGCCACCGGCCTCGTCGTGGACGACGCCATCGTGGTTCTCGAAAATATCGTGCGGCGGCGGGCCGAAGGCCTCGGGCCGCGGGCGGCGGCGGTGCACGGCACGCTCGAGGTGTTCTTCGCCGTCATTGCCACGACCGCGACACTCATCGCCGTATTCGTGCCGCTGTCCTTCCTGCCCGGCCAGACCGGGCGGCTGTTCCGCGAGTTCGGCTTCGTGCTTGCCTTCGCGATCCTGCTTTCGGCCTTCGTGGCGCTCACGCTCTGCCCGATGCTGGCCTCGCGCATGCTGGCGGCCGAACGATCCCATGACCACAGCCGCGGCATGCTGGGCCGGTTCGGCGCCTTTTGCGCCGGCTTCTACCGCAGATCGCTCAAGGCGTGCCTGAATGCGCCGCTCGTCGTCTTCGTGGTCGCCGGCCTTTTCACGGCGCTCGGGGCGGGGTCCTTCATGACCCTCAAATCCGAACTGACGCCGAGCGAGGACCGTGCGATCGTCATGATGCGGGTCAACGCCTCGCAGGGCGTGTCGCTCGAATATGCCCAGGACCAGATGAAGCGGATCGAGGACAAGCTCCGGCCGCTGTTCGACAAGGGCGAGATCGTGAATATCTACTCGATATCCGGGCAGGGCGGGTCGACCAACAGCGGCTTCATGGTGCTGACGCTGGCACCCTGGGGCGAACGGGAGCGGACACAGCAGCAGATCGTCGCCGACATCAACAAGGCGGCGGCCGAAGTGCCTTCTGTCAGGGCCTTCGCCACCCAGCCGAACAGCCTCGGCATTCGCGGCGCGGGTAACGGCCTCCAGGTCGCGCTCGTCGGAAACGACTACGAGAAGCTCGGCAACGCGGCCGCCGAACTGGTGCGAAAGATCGAGGATAGCGGCCGCTTCGAGAATGTCCGTCTCAACTACGAGGCCAACCAGGCGCAGCTTTCGGTCACGATCGACCGGGAGAAGGCATCGGACCTCGGCGTCGACATTTCCGGGCTCTCGACCGCGCTGCAGGCCATGCTGGAAGGCAACAGCATCGTCGACATCTACGTCGACGGGCAGGCCTATCCCGTGATCCTGTCCTCGACGACCAACACGATCAACGATCCCATGGACCTAGAGAACATCTTCCTGAAGACCGCGGACGGGAAGATCGTGCCCATGTCCACCATCGCCTCGCTCGAGGAGAAGGCGGTCGCGCCGCAGCTTTCACGTGACCAGCAGCTGAGATCCGTTTCGCTGTCGGCGGGACTGAAGAGCGGCCTGGCGCTCGGCGAGGCATTGAAGATCGTGGAGGACATGGCCGAGCCGCTGTTGCCCGAGGGATCGCGCCTCATACCGCTGGCCGAAGCCGCGACGCTCGACGAGAACTCCAACGGCCTGTTCGTCACCTTCGGCTTTGCCCTCGTCATCATCTTCCTCGTTCTCGCCGCGCAGTTCGAGAGCGTGGTGAGCGCGCTGATCATCATGACGACGGTACCCCTCGGACTTGCCTGCGCGGTGTTTGCAATGATCCTCACCGGCACGACGCTGAACATCTACAGCCAGATCGGCCTCGTTCTACTCGTCGGCATCATGGCGAAGAACGGCATTCTGATCGTCGAGTTCGCGAACCAGCTGCGTGATCGCGGGCAGGACGTGCGCAGCGCCATCGAAAACGCCTCGAACATTCGCCTGCGGCCGGTGATGATGACGATGATCGCGACCGTGGTCGGCGCGGTGCCGCTGGTGCTTGCAAGCGGAGCGGGCGCCGAGGCCCGCGTCTCCCTCGGATGGGTGCTCGTCGGCGGTCTCGGGCTTGCCGCCGTCGTGACGCTCTACCTGACGCCTGTCGCCTATCTGGTGATCGCGCGGTACACTAAGCCGCATGCCGATGAGGAAGCGCGCCTGCGCAGGGAAATGGAAGCGGCTGCACAGCTTTCGGGTCACCCGGCTGAGTGA
- a CDS encoding efflux RND transporter periplasmic adaptor subunit — translation MRLWKQLLVSAAIISAGALLWGRLAPGANGMLTSAGIPDRLAALIAPPSAGGKNGGRAGRADGFGGPSLVVTKPVVMALVNDRLNAIGDGEAIRSVTVTPYATGNLTEVLVSSGDRVERGQVIARLDSDEQRIAADQARLTRDRARDKLKRYQDLRAKSAVSPVEVQDVNSDLQAAELALQSAELNLRRRDIPAPYGGVVGIILVNPGDYVTQSTQIARIDDRSEILVDFWVPERFTTRIDVGAELSATAIARPGESFSGVVQAVDNRIDQDSRTLRVRARIANPNDVLRAGMSFQVSMRFAGDQYPSVDPLAVQWSADGSYVWRVHDDKAEKVPIRIIQRNPDKVLVSARLAPDDLVVTEGLQRLRTGGAVKVVNEERKPGQPVAEGT, via the coding sequence ATGCGCCTTTGGAAGCAGCTTCTGGTCAGCGCCGCCATCATTTCGGCGGGTGCCTTGCTGTGGGGACGTCTCGCCCCGGGCGCGAACGGCATGCTGACGTCGGCCGGTATCCCCGACCGGCTGGCAGCGTTGATCGCGCCGCCCTCGGCCGGCGGAAAGAACGGTGGCCGGGCCGGCCGGGCGGACGGGTTCGGCGGACCGTCCCTCGTCGTCACCAAGCCCGTCGTCATGGCGCTCGTCAACGACCGGCTGAATGCGATCGGCGACGGCGAGGCGATCCGCTCGGTGACGGTCACGCCCTATGCGACGGGCAATCTCACGGAGGTCCTCGTATCCTCGGGTGACCGGGTCGAACGGGGGCAGGTCATCGCCCGCCTCGACAGCGACGAGCAGCGCATCGCGGCCGACCAGGCACGGCTGACGCGCGACAGGGCCCGCGACAAGCTGAAGCGCTACCAGGACCTGAGGGCGAAATCGGCGGTCAGTCCCGTCGAGGTGCAGGACGTGAACTCCGATCTCCAGGCGGCCGAACTGGCCCTGCAATCGGCCGAACTCAACCTTCGCCGGCGGGATATCCCCGCACCCTATGGAGGGGTGGTCGGGATCATCCTGGTCAATCCCGGCGACTACGTGACCCAGTCGACCCAGATCGCACGCATCGACGATCGCTCCGAAATCCTGGTCGATTTCTGGGTGCCGGAACGATTCACGACGCGGATAGACGTCGGGGCCGAACTCTCGGCAACCGCGATCGCGCGGCCCGGCGAGAGCTTCTCCGGCGTGGTGCAGGCAGTCGACAACCGCATCGACCAGGACAGCCGGACGTTGAGGGTGAGGGCTCGGATCGCCAATCCGAACGACGTGCTTCGCGCCGGAATGTCCTTCCAGGTTTCGATGCGCTTTGCGGGCGACCAGTATCCGAGCGTCGATCCGCTGGCAGTGCAGTGGAGCGCGGATGGATCCTATGTCTGGCGCGTGCATGACGACAAGGCGGAGAAGGTTCCCATTCGCATCATCCAGCGCAATCCCGACAAGGTGCTGGTCAGTGCGAGGCTCGCGCCTGACGATCTCGTGGTGACCGAGGGGCTGCAGCGCCTTCGCACCGGCGGTGCCGTCAAGGTCGTCAACGAGGAGCGCAAGCCGGGGCAGCCGGTGGCGGAGGGCACGTGA
- a CDS encoding cyclase family protein, producing MCDACVIDSVKKNMLSRRGLFRAAAAGAATVAAASTGALSPGLAASPATATDLTHELYEDFPTYFGPQQFFREQKFNFKEHTFNLFELRYSEHTGTHMDAPLHFSADGLSVAEIPVGNLVVPLAVIDIREKAASNPDAQVTPDDLKAWIAANGEIPENACVAMNSGWSAHLGTDKFRNADGEKKIHFPGFHVETVQALLETTTSGIAVDTLSLDYGISPDFATHNTWLPAGRWGLEAVANLDKVPVKGATIIVGAPKVRGGTGGPARVFALA from the coding sequence ATGTGTGATGCCTGCGTCATCGATTCAGTGAAGAAAAACATGCTCTCGCGACGCGGCCTCTTTCGCGCCGCAGCCGCGGGTGCGGCAACCGTCGCTGCAGCGAGCACCGGCGCCCTGAGCCCCGGTCTTGCCGCAAGCCCTGCGACGGCCACGGATCTCACCCATGAACTCTACGAGGACTTCCCGACCTATTTCGGGCCCCAGCAGTTCTTCCGCGAACAGAAGTTCAACTTCAAGGAGCATACATTCAATCTGTTCGAACTGCGCTACAGCGAGCATACCGGCACGCACATGGATGCGCCGCTGCACTTCTCCGCCGACGGCCTTTCCGTCGCGGAAATTCCCGTTGGCAATCTCGTCGTTCCGCTGGCAGTCATAGACATCAGGGAGAAGGCCGCGTCCAACCCGGATGCGCAGGTTACCCCTGACGACCTGAAGGCCTGGATCGCGGCCAATGGCGAGATCCCGGAAAACGCTTGCGTGGCGATGAATTCGGGCTGGTCGGCCCATCTGGGAACCGACAAGTTCCGCAATGCCGACGGTGAGAAGAAGATCCACTTCCCCGGCTTCCATGTCGAGACTGTCCAGGCGCTCCTGGAGACGACGACCTCCGGCATCGCCGTCGACACGCTTTCGCTCGACTACGGCATCTCCCCCGACTTCGCCACCCACAACACCTGGCTTCCTGCGGGTCGCTGGGGGCTTGAGGCCGTCGCCAACCTCGACAAGGTGCCGGTAAAGGGCGCAACGATCATCGTCGGCGCACCGAAGGTTCGCGGCGGCACCGGCGGCCCGGCCCGCGTCTTCGCGCTCGCCTGA
- a CDS encoding carboxymuconolactone decarboxylase family protein, whose translation MSTVKPPADLEADSRVKAVFDDIRATRRSDFINNMWLYLAFDPALLESTWREVKAVMAAPSELDPLVKEMLYIAVSVTNGCGYCVHSHTAAAKAKGMTAGQHAELLSIIALAGKTNQLATALQVPVDSAFDADRG comes from the coding sequence ATGAGCACCGTCAAGCCTCCCGCCGACCTCGAAGCCGATTCCCGCGTCAAGGCGGTGTTCGACGACATCCGGGCCACGCGCAGGTCCGACTTCATCAACAACATGTGGCTCTACCTCGCCTTCGACCCCGCCCTGCTGGAAAGCACGTGGCGCGAGGTCAAGGCCGTCATGGCAGCGCCCTCCGAACTCGATCCGCTGGTCAAGGAGATGCTCTACATCGCCGTCTCCGTCACCAATGGCTGCGGCTACTGCGTCCATTCGCACACGGCTGCCGCCAAAGCGAAGGGCATGACGGCCGGGCAGCACGCCGAACTCCTTTCCATCATCGCGCTCGCCGGCAAGACGAACCAGCTTGCGACCGCCCTCCAGGTACCCGTCGACTCGGCATTCGACGCCGATCGCGGCTGA
- a CDS encoding UvrD-helicase domain-containing protein gives MMSGYDDIPFFDEDPALAKKTPVPERSTGGIAARAMAARDASRAPDYLSGLNPEQREAVETLDGPVLVLAGAGTGKTRVLTTRIAHILASGRAFPSQILAVTFTNKAAREMKERIGLLVGGAVEGMPWLGTFHSIGVKLLRRHAELVGLRSDFTILDTDDVVRLIKQIIQAEGLDDKRWPAKQFAGMIDGWKNKGLDPAQIPEGDARAFANGKGRELYAAYQNRLRTLNACDFGDLLLHPIRMFRANPDILREYHDRFRYILVDEYQDTNTAQYMWLRLLAQRAKGVPQNVCCVGDDDQSIYGWRGAEVDNILRFEKDFPGAKVIKLERNYRSTAHILGAAGHLIAHNEGRLGKTLFTDRHDPDDDKVVVHAAWDSEEEARAVGEEIEQLQRQKHKLNDMAILVRASFQMREFEDRFVTLGLNYRVIGGPRFYERLEIRDAMAYFRLVCQPADDLAFERIVNTPKRGLGDTTIRNLHDYARARDIPMLAAASDIIETDELKPKARKALFDVVADFRRWQTLLETTPHTELAEQILDESGYTAMWQADKSVEAPGRLENLKELIRSMEAFESLRGFLEHVSLVMDAEQNEDLDAVSIMTLHSAKGLEFETVFLPGWEEGLFPHQRALDEGGRAGLEEERRLAYVGLTRAKRRCHIWFVSNRRIHGLWQSTLPSRFLDELPEAHVEVAEVEQSYGGYGRGGYGQSRFDKQEPFQNSYSTPGWRRAQQNKTDATRDNWGSRSGHAVERIGYGESGPRARTIEGELVAKSTATEPSRFAVGDRVFHLKFGNGNVAAIEGNKLTIDFDRAGQKRVLDGFVEKT, from the coding sequence ATGATGAGCGGTTACGACGATATTCCCTTCTTCGATGAAGACCCGGCGCTTGCGAAGAAGACACCGGTTCCCGAACGCAGCACAGGCGGCATTGCGGCACGCGCCATGGCCGCGCGCGATGCCTCGCGTGCCCCGGACTACCTCTCCGGCCTCAATCCGGAGCAGCGCGAAGCGGTCGAGACGCTCGACGGTCCCGTCCTCGTGCTTGCGGGCGCCGGCACCGGCAAGACCCGCGTGCTGACGACCCGCATCGCCCATATCCTTGCGAGCGGCCGCGCCTTTCCCTCGCAGATCCTCGCCGTGACCTTCACCAACAAGGCCGCGCGCGAGATGAAGGAACGCATCGGCTTGCTCGTCGGCGGCGCCGTCGAAGGCATGCCCTGGCTCGGAACCTTCCACTCGATCGGCGTCAAGCTTCTGCGGCGCCACGCCGAGCTCGTCGGCCTGCGCTCCGACTTCACCATTCTTGACACCGATGATGTCGTGCGGCTGATCAAGCAGATCATCCAGGCCGAGGGCCTCGACGACAAGCGCTGGCCGGCCAAGCAGTTCGCCGGCATGATCGACGGATGGAAGAACAAGGGTCTCGACCCGGCCCAGATTCCGGAAGGCGACGCCCGCGCCTTCGCCAACGGCAAGGGCCGCGAACTCTACGCCGCCTACCAGAACCGCCTCAGGACCCTGAACGCCTGCGATTTCGGCGATCTTCTGCTGCACCCGATCCGCATGTTCCGCGCCAATCCGGATATCCTGCGCGAGTACCACGACAGGTTCCGCTATATCCTCGTGGACGAGTACCAGGACACGAACACCGCCCAGTACATGTGGCTGAGGCTGCTGGCGCAGCGTGCGAAGGGCGTGCCGCAGAACGTCTGCTGCGTGGGTGACGACGACCAGTCGATCTATGGCTGGCGCGGCGCGGAGGTGGACAACATCCTGCGCTTCGAGAAGGACTTTCCGGGCGCCAAGGTCATCAAGCTCGAACGCAACTACCGTTCGACCGCCCACATACTCGGTGCCGCCGGGCATCTGATCGCCCACAACGAGGGCCGCCTCGGCAAGACGCTCTTCACCGACCGGCACGATCCAGACGACGACAAGGTCGTCGTCCATGCCGCATGGGATTCGGAAGAGGAAGCCCGCGCGGTCGGCGAGGAGATCGAGCAGCTCCAGCGCCAGAAGCACAAGCTCAACGACATGGCGATACTGGTGCGCGCCTCCTTCCAGATGCGCGAGTTCGAAGACCGCTTCGTCACGCTGGGCCTCAACTACCGCGTCATCGGCGGCCCGCGCTTCTACGAGCGGCTCGAAATCCGCGATGCCATGGCCTATTTCCGCCTCGTCTGCCAGCCGGCGGACGACCTCGCCTTCGAGCGCATCGTCAACACGCCGAAGCGCGGCCTCGGCGACACGACCATACGCAACCTGCACGACTACGCCCGCGCCCGTGACATCCCGATGCTCGCCGCCGCCAGCGACATCATCGAGACGGACGAGTTGAAGCCCAAGGCGCGCAAGGCCCTGTTCGATGTTGTTGCCGATTTCCGCCGCTGGCAGACGCTGCTCGAAACGACGCCGCATACCGAGCTCGCCGAGCAGATCCTCGACGAGAGCGGCTACACGGCCATGTGGCAGGCGGACAAGTCCGTCGAAGCGCCCGGGCGCCTGGAGAACCTCAAGGAGCTCATTCGCTCCATGGAGGCCTTCGAATCTCTTCGCGGCTTCCTCGAGCACGTCTCGCTGGTGATGGATGCCGAGCAGAACGAGGATCTCGACGCCGTCTCGATCATGACGCTCCACTCCGCCAAGGGTCTCGAGTTTGAAACCGTGTTCCTGCCCGGATGGGAAGAAGGCCTGTTTCCGCATCAGCGCGCCCTCGACGAAGGCGGTCGCGCCGGGCTCGAGGAGGAGCGACGCCTCGCCTATGTCGGCCTCACCCGCGCCAAGCGCCGTTGCCATATCTGGTTCGTTTCGAACCGCCGTATCCACGGCCTGTGGCAGTCGACCCTGCCGTCGCGCTTCCTCGACGAACTGCCGGAAGCCCACGTCGAGGTCGCCGAGGTCGAGCAGTCCTATGGCGGCTACGGTCGTGGCGGCTACGGTCAGTCCCGCTTTGACAAGCAGGAGCCGTTCCAGAACTCCTACTCCACGCCGGGCTGGCGCCGCGCCCAGCAGAACAAGACCGACGCCACCCGCGACAACTGGGGTTCGCGCTCCGGCCATGCGGTCGAGCGCATCGGCTATGGCGAGAGCGGCCCGCGCGCCCGCACGATCGAAGGCGAGCTGGTCGCCAAGTCCACCGCCACCGAGCCGTCGCGCTTTGCCGTCGGCGACCGCGTGTTCCATCTCAAGTTCGGGAACGGAAACGTGGCCGCGATCGAGGGCAACAAGCTGACCATCGATTTCGACCGCGCAGGTCAGAAACGCGTGCTGGACGGTTTCGTCGAAAAGACATGA
- a CDS encoding dicarboxylate/amino acid:cation symporter: MTEAIRKTISGILLHPVGILLGMGLGGLYGWIDKGGTPAIELLGDIFLRLLQMCVIPLLFTAVVTSLAKLFSDGAARRYVTRLVLFIGLGLTVAGGLGMFMGEIGRPGSELQHQAKQIIGEVIFRAEAAAPDALANQTAGIADIALGIVPSNIFVALSSGNMLAILFFAVLFGVALGSIDKRRSAQAITLFESLYETFIKIIGWLMYVLPFGLFCLAYTQVSSVGMDVLMAMTRLVLLIYLGCGLLIAFYSIITWVKAGGGYWRSVAALKESMFIAFGTSSSFAAVPAAMRGLKDGLGLDRNSVDMVMPLGITLNPPGSVFHFALATMFLANLYGVDLDLGWTAFVIVASMLAGVAAAGAPGIAGLSMISLILVPLGLPVEVAIILLAAIDPIVDPILTVVNLQANSATTALIGGKEENAFIADEVAA; this comes from the coding sequence ATGACTGAGGCGATCAGAAAGACGATTTCCGGCATATTGCTGCATCCGGTCGGCATCCTCCTGGGCATGGGGTTAGGCGGGCTTTACGGCTGGATCGACAAGGGAGGCACGCCCGCCATCGAACTCTTGGGCGATATCTTCCTCAGATTGCTGCAGATGTGCGTGATCCCCCTGCTGTTCACGGCCGTCGTCACCAGTCTGGCGAAGCTGTTTTCTGACGGTGCCGCGCGTCGCTACGTCACGCGGCTGGTGCTGTTCATCGGCCTCGGGCTGACGGTCGCGGGTGGGCTGGGGATGTTCATGGGCGAGATCGGGCGCCCCGGCAGCGAGTTGCAGCATCAGGCCAAGCAGATCATCGGCGAGGTCATCTTCCGTGCCGAGGCCGCAGCGCCGGATGCGCTCGCAAACCAGACGGCCGGCATTGCCGATATCGCCCTGGGTATCGTCCCAAGCAACATCTTCGTTGCACTCAGCAGCGGCAACATGCTCGCCATCCTGTTTTTTGCGGTTCTGTTCGGCGTTGCGCTGGGTTCGATCGACAAGCGGAGATCGGCGCAGGCGATCACGCTGTTCGAGAGCCTCTACGAGACCTTCATCAAGATCATCGGCTGGCTGATGTATGTGCTGCCATTCGGCCTGTTCTGCCTGGCATACACGCAGGTGTCGTCCGTCGGCATGGACGTGCTCATGGCGATGACAAGGCTGGTGTTGCTGATCTACCTGGGATGCGGCCTGCTGATCGCCTTTTATTCGATTATCACATGGGTCAAGGCAGGTGGCGGCTACTGGCGGTCGGTGGCGGCGCTGAAGGAATCCATGTTCATCGCCTTCGGGACGTCCAGCAGCTTTGCCGCGGTGCCGGCCGCCATGCGCGGATTGAAGGACGGGCTGGGCCTGGACCGCAACAGCGTCGACATGGTCATGCCGCTGGGGATCACCCTCAATCCGCCGGGCTCCGTTTTTCACTTCGCGCTCGCGACCATGTTTCTCGCCAACCTCTACGGCGTCGACCTGGATCTCGGCTGGACGGCGTTCGTGATCGTCGCTTCGATGCTGGCCGGCGTTGCCGCGGCAGGCGCGCCGGGCATTGCCGGGCTTTCGATGATCTCGCTCATCCTGGTTCCGCTCGGGTTGCCTGTGGAAGTCGCGATCATCCTGTTGGCGGCCATCGACCCGATCGTCGACCCCATACTGACGGTCGTCAACCTTCAGGCCAACTCCGCGACGACGGCCCTGATCGGCGGCAAGGAAGAAAATGCGTTCATTGCGGACGAGGTGGCCGCCTGA
- a CDS encoding ABC transporter substrate-binding protein: MRIFSGVPASAAGQLRRIVMLALCHLFLVTLLHSPAGAATALDRIKQKGTLTVAVFFEDVPPFFYKDASGALAGIDPSLAEDIARKLGVTVTYNRNAETFDGVIDEVVSGRADIAISLLSDTLERAMRANFTTSYVSVRQFLLLNRLELGKLVISSANQNAKIPELLNNANSRIGVIGGTSYVGFLQEDFPKAQKVEFGGWSDMLAAVKSGEIVALMYDEIEIGNWRLADPAGSVELRPFHLSGHPDTIAIAVGPEDPELRDWINLYLAKIRDNGSLDAILKKYLYTTDRLLTND, translated from the coding sequence ATGCGCATATTCAGTGGGGTGCCGGCTTCTGCTGCTGGGCAATTGCGGCGGATCGTCATGCTGGCCCTGTGTCATCTGTTTTTGGTGACGCTTCTTCATTCTCCGGCCGGGGCCGCCACGGCGCTCGACCGGATCAAGCAGAAAGGCACGCTGACGGTCGCGGTCTTCTTCGAGGACGTCCCGCCGTTCTTCTACAAGGACGCATCGGGTGCGCTGGCAGGAATCGACCCGAGCCTCGCCGAGGATATCGCCCGGAAGTTGGGCGTGACCGTCACCTATAACCGAAACGCCGAGACGTTCGACGGGGTCATCGACGAAGTCGTTTCGGGCCGTGCGGACATAGCCATTTCGCTCCTCAGCGACACGCTCGAACGGGCCATGCGGGCGAACTTCACCACCAGCTATGTCAGCGTTCGCCAGTTCTTGCTTCTCAACCGGCTGGAACTGGGAAAGCTCGTGATCTCCAGCGCCAATCAGAATGCGAAGATCCCGGAACTGCTCAACAATGCGAATTCGCGCATCGGGGTTATCGGCGGCACCTCCTATGTCGGCTTTCTTCAGGAGGATTTCCCCAAGGCCCAGAAGGTGGAGTTCGGCGGATGGAGCGACATGCTTGCCGCCGTCAAGTCGGGCGAGATCGTGGCACTGATGTATGACGAGATAGAAATCGGCAACTGGCGGCTTGCCGATCCGGCCGGCTCCGTGGAGCTTCGCCCGTTTCACCTGAGCGGCCACCCGGACACGATTGCCATCGCGGTCGGGCCGGAGGATCCGGAGCTCAGGGACTGGATCAATCTCTACCTCGCCAAGATCCGGGACAACGGGTCCCTGGACGCCATTCTAAAGAAATATCTCTACACGACGGACAGGTTGCTCACCAATGACTGA